In the Podospora pseudocomata strain CBS 415.72m chromosome 5, whole genome shotgun sequence genome, one interval contains:
- a CDS encoding hypothetical protein (MEROPS:MER0000316; COG:G; EggNog:ENOG503NUVP; CAZy:GH18): MKAYLYALVASGAAGAARATGGFVATDQSFISSSSFVDITEADEDLDKWLSTVQAQPLEALKPCPISCSKAGEGPWFLFPEADQLASCKETMLLNVVVQMAEVKDMPTVIRACTADYDTSPSMRVAFVPDSTKASLCTTANKVLEDASISIHRPGKDGEFSPTHLLSAGRQVKSYLASQKPSCSNNAMAFGYSQTSVIGVFAGAEVHQHGVTSDVLQQFLEHVQNESVSGTTVVQLCGAKDRGADYSIGIVASRAKNLDFVQEVVKTWADGKCVSQVGAGQDWMPVTLRVPVPLEELSKNDTISNSTASSRHSAPGDISARFARLSPRADCRVTTVQAGEGCWAVAQRCGISQTQLQNFNRANLCNSLVLGERVCCSTGTLPSTLPPGNSDGTCKTRQVVLGDDCGSLANKCGITGDDFTKANPQSGLCSKLSEGQHVCCSQGNLPDLRPKKGADGYCAVYRTKKDDNCAKIAASNMLSVTQLENFNKNTWGWNGCKLLYPDFNMCVSDGAAPMPAIVPNAICGPTMNGTVRPPLGTNISTMNPCPLNVCCNIWGQCGMTDDFCVVSKSETGAPGTAAPGQHGCISNCGRDIIKGPAPAKHIKLGYFEGWNFGRKCLHMDATQIDTSTYTHVHFAFPNVTRGDFRIEITDPLVKKQFERFKKLQGVKKVVSLGGWDFSALPGTFMILREAAQPANRDLFKRNIISFINEHNLDGIDLDWEYPGAPDIPDIPADDPVNGLNYYRLLASIKAEVGDSKTVSFAAPASFWYLRSFPVKQMAQALDYIVFMTYDLHGQWDAGNKWTSPGCPTGNCLRSHVNETETRDALSMITKAGAPSNKVLVGVSSYGRSFKMAQAGCDGESCLFTGDNRNSHAAKGRCTDTAGYISNAEINQIIAQGRANKRYNKEGSNIMVYDNTEWVAWMDDEMKDKRTEFYHSYNFLGTTDWAVDLQEWYPDASLDEDDVEVVYLGTEVYRERTAYCTPPCRLILPPSSLPAPTVISIPPYTTSIEVGRSQGASFVVETTTITVYAPNITTNQMPMSNVNITIANPTDGGGAGGIPPFYANPSIDIPPIPVVVTPPGGGAPPTSRWITLPPWPSVTDGPLPDDPSGVDIPDNSDLPSDDQNPIIDRPPLGSGPPMVWDCPPGGVLEIDEFHAILTLDNCQGQVTLGGCAPTGTKAMDAPPESTLLIGCTLFTGTQAPDIKPFPTGSGNIIQPITTPVPDPPREDDPQDSDDDDDEPAGVYLSCKAWFFFICIDWPELKVFGWVFPPLPPGPYRSGPPNIDWPKLPGITVKGRLPKWPAITIPTRGPIPTPEKPSNCKTQTAELCKMTTSYAGVVEGGTTRTTSSTTKETCATIYGCEVEDDNSSTQTFNGCTVTPVAKREVVATPTPVQGAAGTLEERTRPFLQARAKKKSPCQIGDALIIPDNPENVQAIRTWLGDVNNNPKKQLWSYTEIKSDRAKFTAFFHVVQLDRASLDTLSGAKGTYGIDDIYYLSEMSAEAKAKTALADAKTPRPVTDIWQGKFPGSGGGGPAVVPRHFSRDQSPGNLTSSTEIPDIHRDLNETISGVLRKRNDYEEHETAEYWELSQLSAPPLYIGFQSWRRSGTPARKQDPRKPDRWFNKYWYPKGTGPTQYIYNMESDIDTSHAEFQGLGGRLIRWPYSSPYGGDAKTPKPVSEFDWKHGTAVSSKILGNLLGAGREVTMVLPVNPGSGFTYTGNSGAKTRNFEEAAVLETFIRVMDDILDSANNKEGRAIINYSGGMFTDGASEARIRMLYKIIKKLGQYNVLVVAAIHNSYKERGDNIDAYPAGWGDVSRADYLSNVLSVGAVQQSQRVATFAPYQQWVTYAPGEKTYIAVPGKGIATDGGSSMAAPLVAAMAANLRSLPSKWKEDLKDPKRLKALIKILSRPLPMGKPDKNPAKPKIPVGKIDTLVSTAWNGQVFNLGHCLLDTTEAKGQGGNAQLDKICPKIEDIKKPDADKLFSPPGGGGDSGGGSGGGGPSGDPIEHKPGPAGPLCNKPIGLGKRDGQCGKICTGYYCTPTPVGPPPDYHDPEDPAHKVTRPPMPTLTGAPDLGNCPKTTTRRCVGSGGRETCEDVTICAPTTAVPTPTAQPTPTAAPQPATCRIHIAQHHWFSWTSNANAMFMEVTSYINEVRQNYESANTDFGISMTWYKASSRFPTDLQVDIRKEKGAVNFKRDRPAPGENLERKRLFMSFDLYFTAGNQHWSSGNRDESRMPFCRVGAWDENSWDGINHLQPSRRMDCYWRC, translated from the exons ATGAAGGCATATCTCTACGCCCTCGTAGCCTCGGGGGCAGCGGGGGCAGCGAGAGCAACGGGCGGGTTCGTGGCCACAGACCAGTCCTTTATATCCTCAAGTTCTTTCGTCGACATCACCGAAGCAGACGAGGATCTCGACAAATGGCTCTCTACGGTACAGGCGCAGCCTCTTGAGGCCCTCAAGCCATGCCCCATTTCTTGCAGCAAAGCCGGGGAGGGCCCCTGGTTCCTGTTTCCGGAGGCGGATCAGTTGGCCTCATGCAAGGAGACCATGCTGCTCAATGTGGTTGTCCAGATggccgaggtcaaggacatgcccaCCGTCATCAGGGCCTGCACAGCAGACTACGACACTTCTCCGTCCATGAGGGTTGCTTTCGTGCCAGACTCGACCAAGGCATCGCTCTGTACCACCGCCAACAAAGTGCTGGAGGAtgcctccatctccattcACCGGCCCGGCAAAGACGGCGAGTTCTCGCCGACCCATCTGCTATCAGCTGGTCGTCAGGTCAAGAGCTATCTTGCCTCTCAGAAGCCGTCATGCTCCAACAACGCCATGGCCTTTGGCTACTCGCAGACGTCGGTCATCGGTGTTTTTGCCGGCGCTGAAGTGCACCAGCACGGTGTCACATCAGATGTCCTTCAGCAATTCCTCGAGCATGTTCAGAACGAGTCGGTCTCAGGAACCACCGTGGTGCAGTTGTGTGGTGCCAAAGATCGTGGTGCCGATTACAGCATTGGCATCGTCGCCAGCAGAGCCAAGAATCTCGATTTCGTCCAGGAGGTGGTCAAGACATGGGCTGATGGCAAATGTGTCTCACAGGTGGGTGCGGGCCAGGACTGGATGCCGGTCACTCTGCGCGTTCCTGTTCCCTTGGAGGAGTTGTCCAAGAAcgacaccatctccaacagcaccgccagcTCTCGCCATTCCGCGCCTGGAGATATTTCTGCCAGGTTCGCCCGGCTCAGCCCCCGAGCTGATTGCAGGGTCACTACCGTCCAGGCCGGCGAGGGTTGCTGGGCTGTGGCCCAGAGATGTGGCATCTCGCAGACTCAACTGCAGAACTTCAACCGCGCCAACCTCTGCAACTCACTTGTTCTGGGCGAGCGCGTCTGCTGCAGCACCGGCACCCTCCCCAGTACCCTCCCTCCCGGAAACTCTGACGGCACGTGTAAGACGCGCCAGGTTGTGTTGGGCGACGACTGTGGCTCATTGGCCAACAAATGC GGAATTACTGGCGATGACTTCACCAAGGCGAATCCTCAGTCCGGGCTTTGCTCCAAACTGTCCGAAGGTCAGCATGTGTGCTGCAGCCAGGGCAACCTTCCCGACCTTAGGCCCAAGAAGGGTGCCGATGGCTATTGTGCCGTCTATCGGACCAAGAAGGACGACAACTGCGCCAAGATTGCTGCAAGCAACATGCTCAGTGTGACCCAACTGGAGAACTTCAACAAGAACACATGGGGTTGGAATGGCTGCAAGCTGCTTTATCCCGATTTCAACATGTGCGTCAGCGACGGAGCTGCGCCGATGCCTGCTATTGTCCCT AACGCAATCTGTGGACCAACCATGAACGGCACCGTCCGGCCCCCCTTAGGGACCAACATCAGCACGATGAACCCGTGCCCTCTCAACGTGTGCTGCAACATTTGGGGGCAATGCGGTATGACCGATGATTTTTGTGTCGTTTCCAAGTCCGAGACTGGTGCTCCCGGTACTGCAGCTCCTGGCCAGCACGGATGCATCAGCAACTGCGGCAGAGACATCATCAAGGGCCCCGCGCCGGCAAAGCATATCAAGCTTGGCTATTTTGAGGGCTGGAACTTCGGCCGCAAGTGCTTGCACATGGATGCTACCCAAATCGACACAAGCACTTACACCCACGTTCACTTTGCCTTTCCCAATGTCACGCGAGGCGATTTCCGGATCGAGATCACGGACCCGTTAGTCAAGAAGCAGTTTGAACGTTTCAAGAAGCTTCAGGGCGTCAAGAAGGTTGTATCTCTAGGTGGCTGGGACTTCAGTGCTCTGCCAGGGACCTTCATGATTCTCCGAGAGGCCGCCCAACCAGCCAACCGCGACCTGTTCAAGCGcaacatcatctccttcatcaacGAGCACAACCTTGACGGCATCGACCTTGACTGGGAATATCCAGGTGCCCCTGACATCCCGGACATTCCCGCTGATGATCCGGTAAATGGTCTCAACTACTACAGACTCTTGGCCAGCATCAAGGCCGAGGTCGGCGATTCCAAGACAGTCTCGTTCGCCGCACCAGCGTCGTTCTGGTACCTCCGCTCCTTTCCTGTCAAGCAAATGGCCCAAGCTCTCGACTATATTGTCTTTATGACCTATGATCTTCACGGCCAGTGGGATGCTGGTAATAAGTGGACTTCGCCTGGCTGCCCGACGGGCAATTGCTTGCGGTCACATGTCAATGAGACTGAGACCAGGGACGCGCTCTCCATGATTACCAAGGCCGGTGCCCCTTCCAACAAGGTCCTGGTTGGTGTCTCCAGTTACGGACGGTCCTTCAAGATGGCCCAGGCTGGGTGCGACGGCGAGTCCTGCCTGTTCACGGGCGACAACCGCAACTCCCATGCTGCCAAAGGTCGGTGTACGGACACTGCTGGATACATCTCAAACGCCGAGATCAACCAGATCATTGCTCAAGGCAGGGCCAACAAGCGCTACAACAAAGAAGGTTCCAACATCATGGTGTATGACAACACAGAGTGGGTGGCCTGGATGGACGACGAGATGAAGGACAAGAGAACCGAGTTTTACCACTCGTACAATTTCCTAGGCACCACTGATTGGGCAGTCGATCTGCAAGAGTGGTATCCCGACGCCAGTTtagacgaggacgatgtcgAAGTCGTTTATCTGGGGACCGAGGTGTACCGCGAAAGGACTGCCTACTGTACGCCGCCTTGCCGTCTTATCTTGCCACCCAGCTCACTCCCGGCACCAACGGTAATCTCGATTCCACCCTATACAACATCCATTGAGGTGGGCCGCAGCCAGGGTGCATCATTTGTCGTCGAAACGACGACCATCACCGTCTATGCGCCCAACATTACGACAAATCAGATGCCCATGTCCAATGTCAATATCACCATCGCCAATCCAAcagatggcggtggtgccggtggcaTTCCCCCTTTCTACGCCAACCCAAGTATTGATATCCCCCCTATTCCCGTCGTTGTCACGCCTCCAGGGGGTGGTGCACCGCCAACTTCGCGATGGATTACTCTTCCGCCCTGGCCGTCAGTGACAGATGGCCCGCTGCCTGACGACCCATCTGGAGTCGACATTCCAGACAACAGCGACCTACCATCTGATGATCAAAATCCAATCATTGATCGACCTCCTCTAGGATCTGGACCTCCAATGGTCTGGGACTGCCCGCCGGGTGGCGTGTTGGAGATTGATGAGTTTCACGCCATCTTGACGCTTGACAATTGCCAGGGTCAAGTAACTTTGGGCGGGTGCGCACCTACGGGAACGAAGGCAATGGATGCACCTCCCGAGAGCACACTTCTCATTGGCTGCACCTTGTTCACGGGGACCCAGGCTCCTGATATCAAGCCATTTCCTACAGGCTCAGGTAATATCATTCAGCCCATCACCACGCCAGTGCCGGATCCGCCAAGAGAAGATGACCCTCAAGAttccgacgatgacgatgacgagccCGCGGGTGTGTACCTGTCGTGCAAGGCTTGGTTCTTCTTCATTTGCATCGACTGGCCAGAACTCAAGGTCTTCGGTTGGGTtttccctcctctgcccccCGGGCCCTATAGGAGTGGTCCCCCGAATATCGACTGGCCAAAGCTTCCCGGTATCACGGTCAAGGGACGTCTACCAAAATGGCCAGCCATCACAATACCGACCAGAGGCCCGATTCCCACACCCGAGAAGCCGAGCAACTGCAAGACCCAGACCGCCGAGCTTTGCAAGATGACGACTTCGTACGCCGGCGTTGTGGAAGGTGGCACAACCAGAACGACCTCGTCTACGACGAAGGAGACATGCGCTACTATCTACGGAtgcgaggtggaggatgacaATTCGTCGACCCAGACTTTTAATGGTTGCACTGTCACCCCGGTGGCAAAGCGCGAGGTTGTCGCAACGCCAACCCCAGTTCAAGGAGCTGCTGGTACCCTCGAGGAGAGAACTCGACCGTTCTTGCAAGCTAGAGCCAAAAAGAAGAGCCCATGCCAAATTGGGGATGCCTTGATCATACCTGACAACCCTGAAAATGTCCAGGCCATCCGCACCTGGCTCGGGGACGTCAACAATAACCCAAAGAAGCAGCTATGGTCATACACAGAGATCAAGTCCGATAGGGCGAAGTTTACTGCCTTTTTCCACGTTGTCCAGCTTGACCGTGCAAGCTTGGACACACTTAGTGGCGCCAAAGGGACCTACGGT ATTGACGACATATACTACCTCTCTGAGATGAGTGCAGAGGCTAAGGCCAAAACGGCATTGGCGGACGCTAAAACGCCACGGCCTGTTACCGATATCTGGCAGGGGAAGTTCCCTGGgtccggtggtggcggtcCAGCAGTTGTTCCTCGGCACTTCTCCCGAGATCAGTCACCTGGGAACCTTACCTCTTCAACTGAGATACCAGATATTCATCGCGACCTCAATGAAACTATCTCTGGAGTCCTTCGTAAGAGGAACGATTATGAGGAACACGAAACGGCGGAGTATTGGGAGCTTTCTCAGCTTTCGGCACCTCCCTTGTACATAGGATTTCAGTCATGGAGGAGGTCTGGGACCCCAGCAAGAAAGCAGGACCCCAGGAAACCCGACAGATGGTTCAACAAATATTGGTACCCCAAAGGCACTGGCCCAACCCAGTACATATACAATATGGAGTCGGACATAGATACCAGCCATGCA GAGTTCCAAGGGTTAGGCGGGCGTTTGATCAGGTGGCCTTACTCGTCGCCGTACGGTGGCGACGCGAAAACACCCAAACCTGTCTCCGAATTCGATTGGAAGCACGGAACCGCTGTCTCATCAAAGATTCTCGGAAACCTCCTCGGGGCGGGCAGAGAGGTCACCATGGTCTTGCCAGTCAACCCAGGAAGTGGATTCACCTACACAGGCAACTCAGGCGCAAAAACCAGAAATTTCGAGGAAGCAGCCGTGCTTGAGACATTTATACGAGTTATGGATGACATTCTTGATTCTGCGAACAACAAGGAAGGCCGAGCCATCATCAACTATTCTGGCGGCATGTTCACGGATGGTGCCAGCGAGGCCAGGATCAGGATGCTAT ACAAAATTATCAAGAAGCTCGGCCAGTATAACGTGCTCGTTGTCGCCGCTATCCACAATTCCTACAAGGAGAGAGGTGATAACATTGATGCTTACCCAGCCGGTTGGGGCGATGTCTCTCGCGCCGACTACCTCAGCAACGTCCTTTCGGTGGGCGCAGTGCAGCAAAGTCAGCGTGTAGCAACCTTCGCCCCTTACCAACA ATGGGTTACTTATGCTCCAGGTGAAAAGACCTACATCGCTGTTCCTGGAAAGGGTATCGCGACGGACGGTGGAAGCTCAATGG CGGCACCCCTGGTTGCAGCAATGGCTGCCAATCTCCGTTCTTTGCCGTCAAAGTGGAAGGAGGACCTCAAGGATCCGAAACGCCTCAAGGCCCTCATCAAGATACTTTCCCGGCCTCTCCCTATGGGAAAACCCGACAAAAACCCTGCAAAGCCAAAGATTCCAGTGGGCAAGATCGATACCTTGGTCAGCACAGCGTGGAATGGTCAAGTGTTTAACCTTGGCCACTGCCTCCTTGACACCACCGAGGCCAAGGGCCAAGGTGGCAATGCGCAGCTGGACAAGATTTGCCCTAAGATTGAGGACATCAAAAAACCAGACGCAGATAAGCTGTTTAGCCCccccggcggtggtggtgacagcggtggtggcagtggcggtggtgggccaAGCGGAGATCCTATCGAACACAAGCCCGGACCTGCCGGACCCCTTTGCAACAAGCCCATTGGACTTGGGAAACGAGACGGCCAGTGCGGGAAGATATGCACCGGTTACTACTGCACGCCGACGCCGGTCGGGCCACCCCCCGACTATCACGACCCGGAGGACCCAGCGCACAAGGTCACCAGGCCTCCGATGCCGACATTGACAGGAGCGCCAGACCTCGGTAACTGTCCCAAGACGACGACGCGGCGCTGCGTAGGAAGTGGTGGTCGCGAGACCTGCGAGGACGTCACCATCTGTGCGCCGACAACGGCAGTCCCTACTCCCACGGCACAACCtaccccaacagcagcgcCGCAGCCAGCCACATGTCGCATCCACATCGCCCAGCACCACTGGTTCAGCTGGACCTCTAACGCCAACGCAATGTTTATGGAAGTCACTTCTTATATCAATGAAGTACGACAGAACTACGAATCGGCAAATACGGACTTTGGCATCTCGATGACGTGGTACAAGGCAAGCTCGAGATTCCCGACTGATCTTCAGGTTGATATTCGCAAGGAAAAGGGAGCTGTGAACTTCAAGAGGGACAGGCCGGCACCGGGCGAGAACCTCGAGAGAAAGAGGCTGTTCATGTCGTTTGATCTTTACTTCACAGCCGGCAACCAGCACTGGTCGAGTGGGAATAGGGACGAAAGCAGAATGCCGTTTTGTCGGGTAGGAGCATGGGATGAGAACTCGTGGGATGGTATTAATCATCTTCAACCG AGCCGACGGATGGACTGCTACTGGAGGTGTTAG
- the HSX11_1 gene encoding Ceramide glucosyltransferase (COG:I; COG:M; CAZy:GT21; EggNog:ENOG503NX2E), translated as MYELDVPTIVPPPVLRNNSAPHAKPFSPTLKEDDVPHITVIRPIKGVEAGLYECLVSTFHLAYPKSKLTIYLCVDSTRDPAYPVPRKYISAFPDFDAKVLVEEPDPVSHGDGGHVDKLGPNPKIRNISRAYREVKGDIIWIADCNVWLGANSAGRMVDKLFGFLPDGAQTKPYKFVQQLPLLIYLETPRTAAEEE; from the exons ATGTACGAATTGGACGTCCCCACCATCGTACCGCCTCCGGT CCTCCGGAATAACTCTGCTCCTCACGCGAAACCTTTCTCCCCGACCCTCAAGGAAGATGATGTGCCGCACATCACTGTTATTCGACCTATAAAAGGCGTGGAAGCTGGTCTTTACGAATGTCTCGTGTCAACCTTCCACCTCGCCTACCCCAAGTCGAAGCTCACCATCTACCTCTGCGTCGATTCAACAAGAGATCCAGCCTATCCTGTTCCACGGAAATACATCTCCGCTTTCCCCGACTTCGATGCCAAGGTGCTTGTCGAAGAGCCGGATCCTGTGTCgcatggcgatggcggaCACGTTGACAAGCTCGGGCCCAATCCCAAAATCCGCAACATCAGTCGCGCATATCGGGAGGTCAAAGGCGATATCATTTGGATAGCAGACTGTAATGTTTGGCTTGGGGCTAACTCGGCAGGAAGGATGGTGGACAAACTATTCGGATTCTTGCCCGACGGGGCGCAGACTAAGCCCTACAAGTTTGTCCAGCAGCTACCTCTCTTGATCTATCTAGAGACGCCTaggacagcagcagaagaggAGTAG
- the HSX11_2 gene encoding Ceramide glucosyltransferase (COG:I; COG:M; CAZy:GT21; EggNog:ENOG503NX2E), translated as MSERASLTTAVGSKKCSWQPPTQNFYSAINTVGIAPCVVGKSNMFRKSHLERLTDPAQNPLLSPANAARRRGVDYFSSYICENRLIGGLIFKSNISGYKKHGLVRGEVAIQPISGMTVAAYIARRVRWLRVRKWENLNGHACGTRHDATESQGGQVSEIEVTGGVGRISKSRAGWARFEVTSEVREIRSHKRVNEISAPNNPINPIQA; from the exons ATGAGCGAAAGAGCCTCCTTGACTACGGCGGTCGGCTCGAAGAAATGTTCATGGCAGCCACCCACGCAAAATTTCTACAGCGCCATCAACACGGTTGGTATCGCACCCTGTGTCGTGGGTAAGAGCAACATGTTTCGCAAGTCTCACTTGGAACGCCTGACCGACCCCGCTCAGAACCCTCTCCTTTCCCCCGCCAATGCTGCCCGTAGGCGTGGTGTCGACTATTTCTCGTCCTACATCTGCGAGAACCGCCTCATTGGTGGCCTCATTTTCAAGTCAAATATCTCAGGCTACAAGAAGCACGGGCTTGTCCGCGGCGAAGTAGCTATTCAGCCCATTTCGGGCATGACTGTTGCAGCTTACATTGCTCGCCGTGTGCGATGGCTTCGTGTACGGAAGTGGGAGAATCTTAACGGCCACGCTTGTGGAACCAG ACATGATGCGACAGAGTCCCAAGGCGGTCAAGTGAGCGAAATCGAGGTCACTGGTGGAGTGGGCAGGATTTCGAAGTCACGAGCGGGGTGGGCGAGATTTGAGGTTACGAGCGAGGTAAGGGAGATTCGAAGCCACAAACGTGTGAACGAGATCAGCGCTCCCAACAATCCAATCAATCCAATCCAGGCCTAA
- the PHO89 gene encoding Na+/Pi symporter (EggNog:ENOG503NUM9; COG:P) has translation MAVLHQFDYLFAIGTIFAGLDAWNIGANDVANSWATSVASQSVTYLQAMVLASVMEFAGSVGVGARVADTIRTKIVDTNLFKDDPALLMLGMVCAVTASSIYLTMATKIGLPVSTTHSIMGGVIGMGVAAVGADGVQWVGKGPGTGAINSGVVQVFLAWIIAPGLSAIFASIIFLITKYGVMLRKNPVWKAFIYVPVYFGLAAALLTMLLLWKGGNYEVKLTDSQLPGVIVAVGVGFALLMCVTLMPWLYRVVMLDDWQLHWYHIPLGLFLLRRGPVPENPDDEYEDEPVQEVSPKDELAATKAAQRGDVEISAAGALPEKIVGTADSTDGASANAPAAPVRRKKPSDFQKAHKKLLKGRPEGKWYTWPVIWYGMKWCVLHGIDQDVVNLAGQKSALAGDVEEIHAHAARYDNKAEYMYSFLQVMTAATASFTHGANDIANAIGPYATVFEIWNSGALPETGKAAVPIWILCFGAAMLVLGIWTYGYNIMRNLGNRLTLQSPSRGFSMELGSAITVILATRLKLPVSTTQCITGATVGVGLCSGTWRTVNWRMVGWIYFGWFITLPVAGIISGCLMGIIINAPRWGYSG, from the exons ATGGCGGTCCTCCACCAATTCGACTACCTCTTCGCCATTGGCACCATCTTCGCAGGCCTCGACGCCTGGAACATTG GTGCCAACGATGTGGCCAACTCATGGGCCACCTCTGTGGCTTCCCAGTCCGTGACCTACCTCCAGGCCATGGTTCTCGCCTCTGTGATGGAGTTTGCCGGCtccgttggtgttggagccCGCGTTGCCGACACCATCCGCACCAAGATTGTCGACACGAATCTCTTCAAAGATGATCCCGCTCTTCTCATGCTTGGCATGGTGTGCGCTGTTACCGCTTCCTCCATCTACCTCACCATGGCTACCAAGATTGGTCTTcccgtctccaccacccattcCATCATGGGTGGTGTCATTGGCATGGGTGTTGCCGCCGTTGGCGCCGATG GTGTCCAGTGGGTTGGCAAGGGTCCCGGTACTGGTGCCATCAACTCTGGTGTCGTCCAggtcttcctcgcctggaTCATCGCTCCTGGTCTCTCCGCTATCTTcgcctccatcatcttcttgatcaccAAGTATGGCGTCATGCTTCGCAAGAACCCCGTCTGGAAGGCCTTCATCTACGTGCCAGTCTACTTCGGTCTCGCCGCCGCGCTCCTTACCATGTTGCTTCTCTGGAAGGGTGGCAACTACGAGGTCAAGCTCACTGATTCCCAGCTCCCCGGTGTCATTGTTGCCGTCGGTGTCGGTTTTGCCCTCCTCATGTGCGTCACTCTGATGCCCTGGCTCTACCGCGTTGTCATGCTCGATGACTGGCAGCTCCACTGGTACCACATCCCTCTtggtctcttcctcctccgccgcggCCCCGTCCCTGAGAACCCCGACGACGAGTACGAGGACGAGCCTGTCCAGGAGGTCAGCCCCAAGGATGAgctcgccgccaccaaggccGCTCAgcgtggtgatgtcgagataTCTGCCGCCGGTGCCCTCCCCGAGAAGATTGTTGGCACCGCCGACTCCACCGATGGTGCCTCTGCCAATGCTCCCGCTGCCCCCGTCCGCCGCAAGAAGCCCTCCGACTTCCAGAAGGCCCACAAGAAGCTGCTCAAGGGCAGACCCGAGGGCAAGTGGTACACTTGGCCTGTTATCTGGTATGGGATGAAGTGGTGTGTCCTCCACGGTATCGATCAGGATGTTGTCAACCTTGCCGGTCAGAAGAGCGCCCTCGCcggtgatgtcgaggagaTTCACGCTCACGCTGCTCGCTACGACAACAAGGCCGAGTACATGTACAGCTTCCTCCAGGTCATGACTGCCGCCACTGCCTCCTTCACCCACGGTGCCAACGATATCGCCAACGCCATCGGTCCCTATGCCACCGTCTTCGAGATCTGGAACTCGGGTGCCCTCCCCGAGACTGGCAAGGCTGCCGTTCCCATTTGGATTCTCTGCTTCGGCGCTGCCATgctcgtcctcggcatctGGACTTATGGCTATAACATCATGAGGAACTTGGGTaaccgcctcaccctccaGTCGCCATCCCGTGGTTTCTCCATGGAGCTTGGTTCTGCCATCACTGTCATTCTTGCCACCCGCTTGAAGCTCCCtgtctccaccacccagtGCATCACTGGTGCCACCGTCGGTGTCGGTCTCTGCTCTGGCACCTGGCGCACCGTCAACTGGCGCATGGTCGGCTGGATCTACTTCGGCTGgttcatcaccctccccgtcgcTGGTATCATCTCTGGCTGCCTCatgggcatcatcatcaacgctCCTCGCTGGGGCTACTCTGGTTAA